Genomic segment of Syngnathus acus chromosome 10, fSynAcu1.2, whole genome shotgun sequence:
ATCAAGGACACACACGAGGAGACAATGAAGGACACAAGTAAGAGACAGCTCTTTTAAAATCTTGTGGGTGTGATTCACGGTGTCTAAATCAGTCAACACTTTTTCAGTTTCTACCCCCAAAAACGAGGAGGCAAAGGTGGAGAGCGGCAGTGAGAAGAAACCCGACGTTGTACGTGGGCGGGAAAGTTTAAAATGCTGTCTTCTTATTTGACTTACTTTGTCATTCTCATGCCAACTTCAAATCCTGTAAGAGAGTATTATGGAATGTCTTCAGGTTGACGAGCAGCAAGGTTCCACTCCCAAGAAGCCGGCTCGGAGGGGAAGACCGCCCAAGGCCGCAATGGCCTTAAATGACTCAGGTTCTTCTTTGTTGTCCCTCTTGAGTGATTCTGAATAAAACTAAACGGagagtatttttttaagtcgACATCTGCGGTCCTACTATCAGATAAAAAAGAGAAGACTGCAGCTGAAAAGGAGGCGGAGCAGAATGACGAGGACGAGATGGGTGGAGAGAAAGACCACGAcggcaaagaaaagaaaggccgAGCTACAACGCGCTTGGCATCTCGTCTGGAAGCTGAAAGGTGATTCCTTACTTCTGCTTTGATGACCAACGTGTACACAGTCATTTTGAATATTGTAGAAGAGTTTGTTCATAATTGAACTACTTTCAattcaaaaagtgaaacttGCATTTTATGCAGAttaattcaacacattcaaaaggTTAATTCCTACCtcatttttatgaaaatgtttgtgttatcTTATGTAGTATTCTCATTTCATGAGATGatgcattttatgtttttattatctGTAGGCTCTAACCgttaaaagtacaaaaaatataataatgaaGATTTTCACTCCGTCCAATAtggagaaaaaataatcatggttattttctttgatattgaagcgtgtgtgcgcgtgcgcctTGGCCTCTTGGGGTCAGTATGGTGCTGTGCATTCATGGAATACACACTTAACATTAAGCTACAAAGAGTAGAAGAAAATAtgaatgtttgtctttttatggTTGCCATTTCAAGTCTTGTACAACGGTACtgcgtatttatatataataggaattgttttaataattgCCTACAGCTGACATGCGTGTCATATTTATTGGTCATTTTCAGAAACAAGCCCAGCAAACCTTCCACGAGGGCCAGTCGACTGAGCGGCAAAGACGAGACTGCAGCTGCTGCGCGGTCAGTTCATCTTCATCACCTCACACCCATGCACGCACGTTTGCAAAGCATTGTTTTTGCCCTTCTAGTGGAACCAGGAGCCCGGCAAACGGCACCAAGGGGGCCCGCAAACTGGAGGCCAGCCCTGCTGCTGTGCGAACGCGAGGAGGGCAGAAGCCAGAGGAGCCCCCGGCCAAACGAGGAAAACGCTGCTCTCACGTAAACAATTAAATTTAGACGCTTGCATCTGTGCTTGGGGAGGGCAGGGCGCACAGCTCAGCAGACAAAGCAGTATATCAAGTTGTGCTTCTGATCACACTccttcattccttttttaaGCGCTCACAAGTAGGGATAATTAAATGTGGTCACACACAATCTTGAGAATATTAGCGTTATTTTGTAGTAAAATATTCATTCTGtgaatgacaaaatgtgtttgtcgttacatgtgtgtgtatatatatattcttctTTCATTAACACGTcagacatttttgtcttacaataaaaaaaattcatacattcttttttcattttttgattAAATATTGACGTCATAAAGTTTGACTTTACACGACTGAAATGTTGAGGGGATACCGGTGACATTCTAAAATGAACTTAAAATTCAGAATAACCTTTTGAGGTGATCTTAGTTTGACCTCTCCACCTTTGAATTTATACATCCAACTGTTCAATGGTTCAATACTTTCGACACAACTGGCTGTTCACCGTTGCAAAAAGTGACACCGGACTCTCACTTCACCTGCTGTGATGtgtcaaaaacaattttatacaTCACGCCATATGCCACTGGTGACATCTATCGTCTAATCTTAACGGTATGATGTTCTGCTGCGGAAATATTCCACCTAGCTGGATTCGGTGTAACTAGGTTTTTTGATATAAGAAAAATAGAccaaaattatttcaaaaccTTTCCCACCAATAATGTGACCTGTGACCAGTACAAGTCAATTGAAAATATGCATCAAACaatggttgcacaagtgtgcacaccctcttatgACTGGGATTAATGTTCAAAACAAGATTAGATTTTTTATGTAACTACAAGGTAAATTTTCCTTGTGGACTCCACTTTGATATCTAGGACatttttcaataaatgtatgtaaAAACTAAAATGGCCCCTAATCGGAAAAAGCTTCCCCACCCTTTACCTTCTCATATTAATAGGACTGTAAAAGCCCACACATAAGTCTTAAATGGCATCTAAGTCAACCTCCCTTTTCTGTATTAAGCGGTCTGTCTTGTGGCTTCTCCATTTCGTGGCATGCGAGCGAAATTCCTCATTGGGATACaaggagttaaaaaaaaaaaggagagagagatCCCGGCTCACTTAAAAGGCTGCTTCCCTTCTCTTTTCTCCCACTTTCCATCCTTGAGCTTGATTGAGTGTGCCATCCAGATGGGGATATTTGGTGAGAATTTCTTTTTAGAAGGGGAGAGGGCATTTATTGCAAATGACTCTTGGCAGTGTCCCCCCTGCCACTCCACCCACCGCCCCCCTTTGCTCCATCTGAACATAATTTGGCAGCAATTCTCTCAAAAGATGTGTGCTTATgggagatgttaaaaatggatGGTTAACAGGGACGTTAGTCGCCATCGCGTTGCTCAggcacatttctttttagaaCAATATTTAAGTTACGCGATGGGGCAGgttgagaagggaaaaaaatgggattGGCATAGTTAGGCTTACGTGCCGTTTAAGCTGATTTCCTCACTGTACAGCTGGCAGGGAGTtgattgtcattgtcattatattttattattatgggATATTAGGGCATCATGTCTCTGCAGCcagaggagagaaaaaaagaagccaccACTATAAACAGTTTCCCGGCAGAGCCATTAAGTGCAAAGATCATTTTTCAAGAACTCTCCCCCCCTTTCAGAAACTAAGATTCATTCTTACCAGCAGAGGGAGCCCTCATGTCTGCAGAAGCGACTTTTGCGCAGTTAAAAAAGGGTGAAGTGAAAATTTCAAGGCGACGTTTGTCACAAATAAACAGACAATCcaacaaattgttttgcaGATTTTCTATTATGAAATTATATTCCGCAACAAAGAAATTAGTTTATTGAACTGATGTCCAATGCACTATTTGTTTGAGTCAAACCCATTCCAGCCTCCTTTAATAATTCGTATTACGGTAGGTTAGTAAATCCAACAGTTAAAATAGAGTAATAATATATGTAAAAgtgattaatatttttttaaatcaaatattcCAATCACATGCAGCATAATGCAGCAAGTCAAACATCTATTTTTTCTGggtgaaaatatatttatctatttattcatttctatttttagcatAACCTGACTTACATGCATACATCATTTTATTAgaaacaaaatatcaaaatctTAAATAAATTTGCATTGTTTAAATGACATTGGCGATTTAAACGTTTCGCAGCCATGCAAAGCATTTTTGAGGTTATATACGCAGacgattaaatatttttatgaaatTAATCACATTGCATTGAATTAATAACATCTAATAACCAATATTTAAACAATAATGAATAAGTCATTTTTGGTTCTCTTGAAACGTGATTCTTTTCAATGGCTCATTTCCTAAGTACGGTATTCAGCTTTACAATTCATTTCGTTCTGTatgtttcatttaattttaattccGTGTTTAtatgaagtgttttttttttcaatgagcaatatttgccattttgatCATCCATACATGCAGATACAGTAGGAACAGAAAGACAAAGCACGAGTACAGTATAATAAGAACAACAAGGTGTGGTGTTGCATGAAAATATCCAGATGTTATCGTTACTGCATCATTGTGCTTTTTACAGCGACAAACGTAATTGAGCTCTGCAGCTGAAGGACAACTGAGATCTGGAATTATTGTATTGAAAACTAATGAAATGGTCATATGACCTCGTTGTTGTTCCGCAAAGCTGATACAGTCCAGCGACcactatatatatagtaaTTGGGatgatgaccaaaaaaaatactcatacGTAATTCCATTATATTTCACAACGGACGCCTTTATGATTACGCAACGAAATCCGGGATTTCTATTTTCTTCAAGCTAATTTAGAATGAGCGTGGACGACAAACGAGCAAAGCAAATATgagcattaaaaataaaatcttactTTTTTTGCGTCCTATCTCAACTCGTTTTTAattacttttctatttttgtcaatttatCCGTTAATTCTTCAACacgttaaaagaaaatttcatATTTCTCGCATAGTTTTAAACGtcttttaaaacaatattctTCATTTTATGCATTTCAAGTAACGTAATAAGTGCACTTTAGTTCATATTTATGGGTATTTTTCGAATTAGCACAgaattgcatgtttttcttaaacacattttaaagcgTTCCTTTTTGTAACAAATCGAGAATAAGAAATAATTTATCTTGATATATTCCATTAATTTAAAATTATGTATTAATATTTTACATTACTTATTATTACTCGAAATTGCTCAACAAGTTTTCCCTTTATGCATTTATTGTTACTTAAAAACGGAAGATGTTTTTGATTCACGCAATACGCCAGACATGTGGACCCTTACACACATGACCGAGgccttgttatttttatgaaatttggtcatttattgttgtttaaaaaaaaaaaaaaaacattttcacctACGAGGCATACGTTCGATTTGCTCCTTTTATGAAACAATCCattcatatatttttgaataatcgttctagtatttttttttgttacgcgttgttgtttttaatacacTATCATTTATCATTGACGAGATTCCACTCAGGTACGGAACGAGGTGACAAAACGTGGAAAACAAAGTAACACAGCCAAGTGTCAACAGAaaagtggttgtttttttaaacttaattACTTAGACGGCCATACATCTTTTGATTTTCTATGTTAGTAAACTATAGGAAACCTGGTAATATAAAGCAGATTAACTTTAAACGGTGTATTTCTTTGAATAAATTTGTGGTTGGTGAGGTGAGGCGTCCGCATTCCACTCAACCAATGGGAGGCGGCACTGGGAGACCGTCACTCACAGGTGAGTCCCGGCCAACAAACAAAACGTCATGTTGGCGACAATTATGATTAGATGCGGATTACTAAAACATAAAGGAGTGCAATTTGTGCATGGCAAAAGAAACACATCTGGGTTTTACACAGTTGACGGATCTGAACATTTGTTTAGGTGGAGTGGATATTGTGTCCCAATACAATGATGAAAAGTCGAAATCTTAGGTCGATGCGATTGATTACACTACCATTTATTCAAATATGGTTCATTTATGTTAGTAAGTAAAGgttaaagttttaaaatacGTTCGATAAAATGCAACAGCTGAGTAGATTGTTCTGATTTGTCCGAGTATCTTGAAAGCAGCGTGACGTCGCTGACGATCGCCAATCCGGAAGTGGTTTGCCCTCGGCTTTCGACCAATGGTAGACGGCGCTGGGACGCTGTCAGTCACAGGTAAAGcagggcaaaaaaagaaaaaagtggtCTGAAAAGGAACGCAGCTCATAGAGCGCCCGAGCTGATGGCACAGCTATGCGGAGGGACAGCATCGCGCCAGCGGACTTAGCAGCGACTTGTTTCCGCGGGGATGCGAGCGAGAACGCGGCACTCAAGCGGAGCTCAAAGTTCATCCTCGGATGATCTGACACCCATCTTCTCTTCCCGACCCGCCTAAAGCCGTCACTTTGTTGAAACTTTCGCAATCTGAACATGGCCGTTCGTGGCAACTCGCTCATGCCcttctctatccaggccaTCCTGAACAAGAAGGACGACGGCAGACACTTGCCCGATTTGGACGTGTGTTTCTCTAAGACTACGTGCTGGAAAATATTCGGGGACGTGCACGCCGCTTCCGGGGAGACGCCCGAGAAGGGCTacgactcggactcggggttGAGCGAGGACAACGAGGGGAAAGCGCGCAGGGTCGCGCACGGCCTGCAGCCAGAGAAAGACGCCGGGACCGCATCGGATGTGCCCGAGGAGAGCCCGCAGGAGGAGACAGACCAGGAATCCGCAGCCGTGGACAACACCAAGAGTGACAGTGAGCTCAATAACGCAGCGGGTAAGAGCGCAAATGCCTCGAAATACAAGCAAACGTCATCCCTTAAAAGATTAGATTCATTAACGTGTGCATTTTTTATATAAGTGCAGGATAAGGCAGTCAACATGACGAGACTACATTTTTTCAAGTGTTCgttataaatgattttttttgggtttaatTAAACAATAATGACGTGACAGTGTGGTGATTAATTTCCACGCAGAAAACATGACGAGACTAAAGATTTTTTCAAGTGTTCgttagaattgtttttttgtttgttttatgttaaaaaaaatactgacgTGATACTGTGGTGATTAATTTACGTACAGTCGAAGAATTCTGTATCTTGCCTAAAACGGCTTCTAACGATACATATCAGGCTTAATACTGAACAATGAGTGACTGACGTTATGCATATATATTCTCAAAGCCTTTTTCACTTTGAAGTTACGTTAATCTAgtagatgtttttatttatatacctGATAAGAAATTAAAGTGCAGATTAAGCACACGGGCAAAATTCCCCAAATAAATGCGCTTGAAAAAGTCATTCACGTCCCCGACGCCCCGcatcattaattttttttcaatgagtaTTAAGTAATCTGGCCTTGGAAGGATGCCACTATAGTACCACTATTTGCGTTCTAAACGACTTTATGCGTATTTATTATGGCTAACTACACTTTACTCAAGGTTTTACGCATGAGTCACGCAGACTAAGTCATATTTGCTTTTGTCTTTCAAATTCTGCTGATGATTTTGTTGCTCTGCGTCGTATGACCTTCCTACAGGGTCCAGCCTGTGCAACCCTAACTTTTAATCGTACTCCTGGGATGCTAATAAAGTTtagaattaatttttttattcgaTTTAAGTAACGCAAACGTGATAAAATGAAAGTGTGTTTCATAACAGTTTCAACAATTATCTTatttaaagtaaataaaaacaacttttgatAGAATAATGTCTCTTTCAGTAATAAAGACCGTTTGTGGTGTATGCCACATTAGCCCATTAATCtgatttaaatgtaaaatataaagaatttaaaaaaaggaataaatgGCTGTGCACATgtattttctaatttatttaagactacaaaaacaaaaaattcagTTCTAtttaagtaataataataatcgtggtaaatgaaaaataatatacTTTTCCAAATAGATGACTTTTACGATTGCGTGTGTCCGCATGAGAAATAGTGATGAACTTGCTTATGATGAAAATGCTTATCTATTTTCTGTTATCCTCTATGAAGAAagtgattttatttaaataataatgacattGAATGGTAGTGtacatataccgtattttgcaatgtcaagttttttttagggtggtgggggggtcaCTGATTGTAAcagtaaaaatattattgatCGTCAAACAATATTTCGGCAAAAGTCATAAGTCACATAACCTATTGTTTCCTATGATACCAGTTTAGtgtatttaccgtattttggTAATAATATTGTTTGTTCCAAATTTTAGTCtcgaggttaaaaaaaagtatccatccatccattatctgaaccgcTGCTCCTCACGAGGGTCTCGCATGCGCCGGAGCctttcccagctgactttgggcagcaggcgggggacaccctgaactggttgccagccaatcgcagacCCTGAAAGACATGAGTCAGTAAATATTTGGACTTTAAGTTTGTTGTTCCCTAACTAACAACACTTGCTTTAACTTTGCTAAACTGAATTGAAtgttagaaaataaaaatatacgtAAAAATAAGCACAAATAAGTAATCTCATTGAGCTTTGTGGTCATATAGTGGAAAAGTGGCATGATTGTTGATGGGGACACATTCATTTCTAAAAGTGTATTGGTTTTcgaatgcataaaaaaaagggggtgaTTATTTTGGGTACCACTAGAGAACAGGtgacatgtcatttttttgtggctctCTAAAGTAAATAAGTTTCTTCCTACTTCCTGTTTCTTACTAAATGCATTTTAGTTTGCATTGCATTTCAGCTAAAAGTCTGTATagaacttcttttttttttttctttttcttcacttaTAACAGATATTGCAAGGATGTTTTTCACCACGTCCCTTTTGAACTTAAGTCCAACAATAGTTATCCTTAAAGACActggtgccttgagatgtgAGTGACCTGACTGAATAGTTTTTCAAGATGTTgtgactatttatttatttgagcaaaaaaaaatgatattacCGTTATGTGGCCctaaacatatttttacacTGATATCAAAAGTGTTTACTAGTTCTCTAGAACACCAGCTTTTTTAGATatctaatttttttgtttttaagtttgacCAAAAAAGCTTGCACAGTGTGGATTTTACCATACGTTGTAATTTATAGCAATTATGTatcaggggggaaaaaaaaattgatggcACAATGGTGCATTGGTTAGCAGGTCGCCTCATAGTTCAGATGTGCAGGATTTGatctggccttcctgtgtagagtttgcatgttctccccgtgcctgcttgggtttcctccgggtactccggtttcctcccacattccaaaatcaTGCACGGTAGGCTGGCTGACATCTCTAAATTGTccgtaggtgtgattgtgagtgtgaatggttgttcgtctttatgtaccctgcgattggctggcaacaggttcagggtgtcccccccgcctactgcccaaaagactgctgggatagccTCCAGCTCGCCCCCGACCCTTGCGAGAACAAGTAGTTtggaagatgaagatgaggaatgaaaaaaaatccaccatgTGTTAGAGAAAAACAAGGGCACATTCGGAGTCAGCGCAAAACTATAATATGGAATAGTTTGCCTGCATCtctcattaaaaaatgtaaacatttgttGACCAGGCGTTTCCATTTAACCAGTCTGAATTCATGACAACCAATCTATGGAAATCTTATCTATACcaaattgagtttgacacccctacACAAGAAGAAGCACTTTGAAAATCACTGCCGTCCCTAATATTTCCTcctttgaaaaaaagtttgaaaaaaaaaaaacctcatctgattttaaatgtattaattgtaaaaacaaaaaactcatCACAGGAACAACCACTCAAGTATACAGATGCCCTAAAAGTCTAAAGTAACAATTTATTTGTACTTCTAACTtccctcacacacactgagTCCTTGATTCACCCAAACTCTCcccaaaaatactattttattgaaaaaatggggggatttttattgtttgaaaaCCTCCTAAAATTTTCTAAAACACTGAttcaaaatctatttttcttgaaaaactgtggtggggggggaatggaaaaaaacaggaaaaatcTAAAATATGGAAACATTTATATGTGGATGCCAAGCTGCATAATGCAGGGGTCGCCTGAAGTTTTAAGTTGCAATATCACCTAGCACCACTAGATAGCAGAGATGTCTTAGTTGCGCTTAAATTTGTGTCTATTATACTGCCCTACTGTGAGTAGacctaatatttttttgcacatttggaATAATTTGCAGGACAAACGTAGTACctcaatattattaaaaaaaatcctcactaTTGAAATTTTGAGtgagtttttttgtgaaaGAATGCACAAAATGAGTTCTCGCACTTCACTTTGGTTTGCCGTTTTCAGAGGGTTTGCCGTCCTTGAATTTTTTGTTGTATGCAACAGAGCCTTTTTCTATTGggggaaaaatattgtttgatGACGTGTGTGGTTTTCTTCAAAACCTTTCTCGGTGGGTTAGGATAGCGGATCTTTAATacagcaacaaaaaatgtattatcAAAAATGCATGCTCTTGCACGTGGCGAGCATTCCAACAAAACCGTTCCTAAAGTGTGTATATGACATATTTTAGACTGTGGCTGCGTCGCCGACGAGAAGACCGCCGAGCAGCCCAAGGCGAGGAAGAAGCGCTCGCGGGCAGCCTTTTCCCACGCGCAGGTCTTCGAGCTGGAGCGCCGCTTCAACCACCAGCGGTACCTCTCCGGACCCGAGCGTGCCGACTTGGCTGCCTCCCTCAAGTTGACAGAGACTCAGGTCAAGATCTGGTTCCAGAACCGCCGCTACAAGACCAAGCGCCGTCAAATGGCCGCCGACCTGATGGCGTCCACGCCGGCTGCCAAGAAGGTAGCCGTCAAGGTGCTGGTGCGTGACGACCAGAGACAGTACGGCCCCGGGGAGGTGCTGCGGCCCCCACTGCTCTCCCTGCAGCCCTCCTACTACTACCCGTACGCGTACTGCCTCCCCGCGTGGACACTCTCGTGTACGGGGAATCCGTGAAAACACAGCggactttatttatttgcagacTTTATTTTGGGGCGGTGGGGGGGTGCATGAGGAATTTTGACAGCCCATTTTTCCACCCCCAAACTGAAACCGAAGCGGAAGTCAATTACAGGACCTAATTGGACATTTGTTGGTTTATATATTTACATCCTACCTCTGCAGTGATTGACAGGTGTTTTTTGACTTTTCATTAAGTTGCAGACTGTGTTTACTCCCCCACTCCCCTCTCTTATTTTCTTGCTGTATTTGTAAAGGTAAGATATTTTCAGCACTTTTTTGAAAGCATTTACAAAGCAAAAATCCATCCTTAAATTGTAACGTGTGCGTTgtcttgtgttttgaatggtacaaaaatattaaaacatatCAGTTTACTATCATCTGATGCAATTTCGTTTTGAGCTTTTGTTTGCTCTCTGTCGAAATAGAATCTGGATTCAAGGAAATTaggagaaaaatgtcaaagaaaaataagcatcgtattacaaaaacaattggcAAGAAAATAACACGAAATGATAAAATGAGTAGAGAATGAAAGAAATATGTGGCTTTTTATGGCACGGATCCAACTTTGATCGGCTGGTTCCGTTTCATAGTgttacacaaaacaaaaagtttctttttttcttttcaatcttGCATTAACCCAATGATGTGcctgcctttttatttttggttaaAAATTTAATTGATTGAGTCTTCATTTGGGTACAGTAGACAACCACCACTTAAAATTCTTATGGAGGAccaaaactgcaaaaaaatccaaacaatcaAGAGAACAATATTAAGGATTTAATTGTTAATTTTGACAGTTTGGTTTGAAATATGGTTGGAAATATGGCATTAAAAAATAGTTGTGGTGCTTCATGCACCATTGTGTTATTTTATGAGGATAGGAATATTGCTAATCACTAAATAAAATCTAACGCACACTGCTAATTTATAGCATCAAATGTATACAAGTTGAAGAGTATAATTGTCTTCAATGGCCACTATTCACAATAATGGCCTTTATAGCCTGGTTATTAACTTTTTTCTATTCCTGCACG
This window contains:
- the nkx3-2 gene encoding homeobox protein Nkx-3.2, with the translated sequence MAVRGNSLMPFSIQAILNKKDDGRHLPDLDVCFSKTTCWKIFGDVHAASGETPEKGYDSDSGLSEDNEGKARRVAHGLQPEKDAGTASDVPEESPQEETDQESAAVDNTKSDSELNNAADCGCVADEKTAEQPKARKKRSRAAFSHAQVFELERRFNHQRYLSGPERADLAASLKLTETQVKIWFQNRRYKTKRRQMAADLMASTPAAKKVAVKVLVRDDQRQYGPGEVLRPPLLSLQPSYYYPYAYCLPAWTLSCTGNP